The stretch of DNA gccatcttagactcctccgtattcaggagagagtattagcgtagtgtacgcacttttcttagtgacgtatgacaaattcggagggcgggggcacagagcagcagcagagtaacctccgtaagctgcgtaagctctcatcctgaatgcggacgcgactaagatggcggcgctaccggaaggtatttattttcgttaaaaaagttttaaatatggatatttctacaaaaacacagcgcggattaccctcagaagacctttgtttatcatcctggagccgtttggatttaatttatgaaggatggacgcactttttttggacttgaaggtcgtggactatgggtggaccccgtaaaattacatttaatcaactgaaagatctaaaacattttctaaaatatcctaaaatgtgtttgtctgaaaaatggacatatgcaactctgACAGGTTGGAGGTGAGttaatcatgggtttaatataatttttgtctgaactatccctttaaagtgaagcccacaaaccctctcatgTGAGTAAAAACCACACAATacgcatgttaatgtgaaactatgatgataataaaaataactattgccAACTATCGACATAAAAGCCCGCTATCGGCAATATTGATACACaatactatcgtctatcggcacaacccttaCCCATGGCAACCAGCGCTCACTATGCTAAAACGTGTGAATCGCGTGACACCAAGATGGGTcgttaccagaagctagttaaTATACAGTTAacaaagtttgaaaaaaaattttcttacaaaatcgcaatgattacccgcagaagacctttattaacccattggagtcatgtggattacttctgtgaaggatcaaaaaaactttttggctTCAAAGTTAGTTGTTCCCTGGCCTCTGTTTTCTACAACTATAAAGCTTGGAGTAAATTAgtgacatttactaaaataatttcaaatgtgtttatctggacatatgtatctcggattgcttaaGGGTCAGTAAATCACAGGGTTATTTTGATAGAGGATCTCTTTAACATAAAACCACTTGTGCGACTTTCACCTTAAACTTCTCATGTGtgatcctgtctgtgaaatttgATGGGGAATGGTTGAACATTAACACTGCTTGTTTTTAAGCTCaatattttgaatatttttatCTTGTGTACCATTTTCCagcaacagaaaaaacaaagtgTGGCTATTAGTGTGGATCACAGCCGAGCAGCCGTTTGTTTCGGAAGCAGTTCTCTTCTTCAGACACTTGGTGATATGGCTGCTATAAAAGATGAGGAGAAAATGCTCAAAGTTGGTGTTGTCGGTAAGAAATTTACATGTGAACCACAGTCaccattttgtgataaatgagaAATGATGAGACTTGATGACAACATAAATCCTTGATGACACAAAATAATCCAACTCtgatatcatttattataatttttccCACACTTGTGTTTTTTGTGAGGAAACATTCGAACTGAACTATCTGCCCTCCATCCTCTCCAGGTTTTCCTAATGTAGGAAAAAGCAGCattattaacagtttaaaaGAAATCAGAGCGTGTAATGTTGGCGTACAAAGAGGATTGACTaggtaatttttttttgctttaatatttccaaatctaaaaaatactttgaagCATGATGAACCGTATTGATCTGACCACAATATGAAGTCTTCAATCAATCCAACACTGAACTTCAAATCCCACAATGCATTACTACTGCAGAGGCACCATAGCACCACCCTAAACTGCACTCTCATCCTTACAGATGTATGCAGGAAGTGCATATTTCAAAGAAAGTGAAGATGATTGACAGCCCGGGGATAGTGGCGGCCCCATCTAACCCTGGAGATGTGATGGCCCTCAGGAGCCTGGAGGTGGAAGAGAATGAGAAGAGTCCACTGGATGCAGTCAACACTTTACTCAAACAGTGCAATCAGCAACATGTAATATTGAAATTAACATTATGTAATATTAAAACATGCATCGTCATAGTTATGAATTCTGGCCTGCGGCTCTCAAATCTCATTTGCAATTCTGCATATTCCAACATgacttaaagtcgcaatgaaattgaaatgaaaaactatatatgtatttttaatagtgtggtattattaacaaatgacttatctgtgagcttcattattttttaaaaattcgtgtgtgctcataatctttaatcaaaaatgcaaatctcctcccctcctcaaaacgatctctcttcacttccggtcaaaagtatggcaggtgggcggggtccgggagaagatcgcagtgattagcaattagcaacacgacccaacttcaaacgatccaatcagatctcgatggacaaattcaaatccagccctgccttatttcatctcaaaagccgtttcattcggatatacgtcaccacggggaaaataaggcaatcgctacttccgtttcatggcgactttaagatTCAGCATCGTTGACCTCGTGTTGTGTGATTTGTGTTGACACGCCaagcttgatttttttttttttttttttttagataatgttGCAGTATAACGTCCCAGACTACCGAAACTCATTGGAGTTCCTAACCACCTTTGCCAAAAAACGAGGCTTCCTGCAGAAAGGTGGCATACCAAACACAGAGCTGGCAGCAACGACGTTCCTCGGTGACTGGACGGGGTAAGATGATATTTATCATAAATTTAGATTCAAGTTTTGACCTGTATGGTATCTCTTACTAAGTTCACGTGTGATGTTTTTCCTTTAGGGCTAAACTGAGTTATCACTGCAGAGTACCAGAGCGACAGGGTCTCCCTTCGTACCTCTCTGATGCCATTGTGACAGACCTGCAATCGGGTCTAAATATGGACAAAGTGAGAAGAGGCAATGAAGATGTTATCAAAAGTACGTCTTGGGTTGGATCGTCTCAGGCCAAGCTCACACTGCACGACTCGGGCTCGCAACAGCTCCTCCTGTTTTTAGTCGAGGGGAAGTGCGCAAATCCTGATTTAACTTAGCAAGGCATGTTCTTGGGTCAACAATCCTATTCAGGAAATGCCGTTTTAACCCATTACTTACCCTTAAGGAATCACTTaacatagttcacccaaaaaatgaaattTGCTCACTCCCTGCTATCCCAGATGTATGCAACTTCCTTTCTACATTGTTTATACATATATCTCTTCCTCTATGGTACTCAACACACTTGAGTATCAATTGGATTATGTTAAAGTCAGATTTACTACTGATCGCAGTCTGTGTCTCAACTAAAAGTGTGTATGCTAGTATACTGTCTGTGACTGTATATCAAAGATGACCAGCTTGAGTCCTGTAGTATGCGCTTGGCTTTAAAGggttgtttttattaaacatatcAGAAATAAGGGATTTATATTCAATGTGGTGGATGTTAAACACAATCTATATGTTCTCAGGTGTACGATTCCCTAATTTAGCCAGCAGTATAAGTTTTAACTCCAAAGGCCCAACTGCTGGTGTGCTGAAAGTCAGTGAGATGCCTACAGAGAAGCAGACGGCAGCGGTGACGACGACAACAACAGATGTGGAGGAGATGGATGCGGTCAGCAACACGGAGGTATTTCATATCACTAGCACATGTTctgttagaaataaaaaaaatcatatagaTAAACGTGCATGAACGGCACCACAAAGTCGTAAATACAAGTGGGAAACTTTGTTTTCTTGCCCTGAGTTTACAAGTTGGGGGCGTGTCAGTGAGAATGTGACCGAATCAATGGATACAAAGTCTGTTGTTGATGCTTGTCAAGCTTTATTTATGTACAACTAATTCAATTGTCTGCACAAAATATGATACCATTGCAATATAGAAGTTAATACGTTAAGtttcataaaaaacataaagCAACACACTTTTGATGCACATTCTTTGTCATTCATTTTCTATAAGAAAGTTAATATACCTTGCTTTGTTTTCGTCTAAAAAACTTTgagcatgcaaatattttttggacGTTGCGGGGAGGAGCACTTTGTCCAACTTTGCTTTTCAGTAGAGAAAAAGATCATGCTGTAACGTACCAGTTTTCAACTGGTCACATGTCTCCACGTGATATGAATTCTATggcgtttaatcagacccaaaaGTCGCGCGCACAAAAACCACGCGCGAGCGCGAGATACGAGAAGGACGCTTTTCCGCGCGCGAACTGTATTCTGCACGCTCGCGGGGACGCTTTTCCGCGCGCGGATAGTGTTCTGCGCAGTTGCGAGGACGCTTGTCCGCACGCGAATAGTGTTGTGCGCGCGACttttgggtctgattaaacgccATAGAATTCGCAGGTCACAGTTCATCAGACTTGAACCTTGATATGCAGCGAAAATGTCTTTGCGCAAGCTTGCGTTTCCGGTCTGATGCATTCACATGCCTATGAATAGAATTCTGTGGAATAAAAAGTGTAGTGTAACCGTCCCCATAATTCATTAAAAGAAGGCACATTGCCATTTTTGCACCAACAAAAGTGACTTGAAAGCACCTGACGTCATAAACACACCGACTTTTACCTTGGAAACTTGTAGTCGTGATAATTTCGATAGCATGTGATATCCAACAGCCGTCCATTAgctaaagttaaactttttgaTAACATAAATCAAGTCTTAGAAGTAAGAATAAAAATAGTtcagtttattaaaaacaaacatgtttACAGCAATACACTTATAATAACAGATTAAcaagtttaaatgcagttttttcAATAGACATTGAATGACCATACACAATTGCATATAACAGATGTGCATACATGTTTTGAACCTAGAACATTCCTGTAATGTTTCACAATGTAGTAAATGACTGATGTTTAAATATTGACTGGAAGTTCACACTTTGTCTTTTAGCCTGATGTTGAAACCCCTGCTTTAACACCAGAGACACAGACCCAGAAACCAACACAGAAAGGCAAAGGTTTGTCATTTTGAGAATACTGAACTTTATTATCTCTTTAACAATTGTCTAAGGTAATCATAATGATTTATTTCTTATCTTTTGCAGGCAAAAAACCTGTTGAAAAAGCAGTGAAGATTGTCACCATCAACACTGACCTGACTTCAATCCAACTGAACAGCACAGAGGATGCCTATGATTTCAACACAGACTTTGTATAAAGTGGCATCATGTGTTGACAAATTAACGTGGACTGAAGAGAAATGATATTCCACAACAACACTTTGTTTGACAGCTTCCTGGGATCTGTATATCTGTGTAATGGTCTTTTTGTGTATATGTATTAATACATAATCAATTATgctcaagatttttttttttttgacaaaataaagaGTTTAAACTCTACCATTGCGTATAAAAACCTGTATTGAACTTTATTGAATAGTTACAACATTTTATGTACAAATTGGCACCGTTTGCCCTCAGCTACTGGACAACAGAGTATGCTGAAGTTACATAGCTcttcataaaaaaacatgcacaaaTGTAAACACAACTCCACGTATAACAAGGGGGAGGTGGTGCGGACGCAGAGGGGTGTACAAATAATGTCTCAAGGCCTCTCTGAAATACTTGCGAATATAATGGAAATGCACAATAAAATGCGCAAGTGATGATACACAATTTTACCCAAAAACATTTGGGAAGATACCACACATTTTAAAATCACAATTGTGAATGTGACAGACAAAATGATGTAAAAAGTGAATGTATTAGTGTTTTAAAAAGGCATTGAGGTAGTGTATTAATATTGAATGATGCCTCTTGACTGTTGTTTTAATTTATGTCCCAGCTTTGATCAACACCTAAAGAACATAAAATGGGATTCTTCTTGTAAACCCTATAAAAATGTCTCGTACAAATCTCATCTCTAAAACATTTTGGCAAGTTTTCATGAAGTCCAAATTCTGAGGCTATTTCTCCTCAGTGTGTCTCCGGATTGGGTGAAATTTACCTGTGGGATCTGGAATGTACCATTTTTCCCAAATCTCAGAGAAAGAAGAGGTCCTGCCCCATGGTTTAAAATGTCCGTTCCAGTGGAGAAGTTTAGCACTTTTCACGAACTTAAGAGAATATCGGTTTCCTGCTCCGGTCGCCcctgaaaacaaaaaataaatcttaCTGGTCTCTGAGACATTGAATAATCGCATAGCCAGTTCTCCTGTGGTGCataatttttgaaaaacactttggaaaagggagccgagtaccaaaacacatttgtagccaatcagcagtaaggggcgtgtctactaaacaacatcgttgcctgggttgtgtatgtgtggtgcgggtctatcaaaagaaggtccagattctctTGGGGTAGGGCCGTGTTTGTTtagatgatttcaaatgtcaacactggcttgcatcatgcaccccgcctttaatgaaGACTACAAGCATCAACAGCTTACCAAGGTGTCGGACGTGCCACAAGGGATCGATGCTTGAATGATGCTTGTAGAAGACAATGAGCATAGGTGGGGTCGTGATGCTGTCTGCCAGAGTCTTGCTGTAAAGATCCTCCCTAAAGCAAATCAACAGTTAAACCAACCAAAGAGGATTTAAACGGAGATTTATCAAAGGTTTTGCATAACATAAGTATAAGCATAACTAACTTAGCATTGCGCTCCATCCAGAACTCAAGCTGACTGGTGATATTTTGCACTTTCCACTCGGTTAAATTGGCCACAATGACACCAGGATTAAAAGAGCAGGTGCCCGCTCTCATTCCAAGCTTTCTGATCGCCTCTTTTTTAAAGTCCAAAAAGCCAATATAGCTGTTCTGCATTGAGAGAAATATGTAAAGATATGTAATGCATGTCTTTAAATACGAACTAGTATAAAAACTGAAATGCATTCGGTGAATCAATCCACACCTGATTTCCGGCTCCTCGGATGAGGCTCTTGGACGATGCAGAATCACAATCTTCAGAAAAAGCTGCCGCATGTCCAGACTTAATGTTGGTGTCAAAAAGGTCTTGAATATCCCCTGAACCATAGACAGAGAAGAGATGTTAATCACTTACttgcaaatataaaaaaacatgaattaTTTTCCAATGGTTTAGCTGGACACAACTGCTTTAGCCATAGCCTGTTTAAAACTTTAGaaactttaaacaaaaatgacAATACTTGACTCTTCACCTTGTACAATTACGTCATCATCCAGGTAAATCGCCTTCTCGGCATTAGGCAAGAACAATGGCATGTAAAATCTGGCAAAGTTCAACTTcaacaaaagaagttaaataaaaacactcatCTTTATTACGATACATTATTTACAAGATGCATTGCAGTTAAGTAAACGCGAGCATTAATGTGTACCGGTTTCACTGCCTCCGCTCTCTGAGGGTCAATAGATATCTTTTCCGCAAGGATCTTGGGATCAAATCctataattttgtgttttatatCAGTCTTACTGAGCCATgtcctaaaaaaaattaacacattcaataaataatcatttaaaatatatcacATTACCTATATTATCATATGTAAGGTGTACCTGAGATGATCAACAGACTCATTTAGTGTCACAATGTTGAATACTACATTGGCTTTGCTGTTTTGGTGGATGCTGTTCATTGCAGTGATAGCAGCACCCAATCTTTCTTCAGGAGCAGTTATGAGTACCGGGATCTCATCTCCTGTCCTCATGACCTTATGATCAGATAGGAAATCAGCCTCAAAGGGCACAGGCACTGTATCTGTACACACAGAAATATATCAGAAATCATAGAGGAACATCATATGAATCCAAATAAAACCTTCAACATCAATATATTTGTACCTGGATTCTCCTGCTTGAGGAAATCATTGAGATTAAGCAGATTGCGATGCACAATGATTAAAAAGGCGATGGCAAGCAGAACCAGAATAACCACGTTCACTGAAGAAGAGGAGAAATatgaaattatattattttattgtaattattattgattattttaaataaatatatgctaaaaacTTGACCTAATGTTATTTGTAttagtattttattattataaacaacACATGCTAGCAGTAATTACCAAATATGACACTAATATAAtgctgcctcacgattagtcgcgactaatcatttgcagaataaaagtttttgtttacataatttatgtgggtgtactgtgtatattaattatgtataaatacaaacacatacacacatgtaCATAATTAAGAAACTTttgaatgtgtatattataatataaaatatttattatataaatatatttttcttaaaattatacatgtgtgtgtgtgtatttgtatatacgttattattatacacagtacacacacatatattatgtaaacaaaaacttttatcgCGAAtaatcgtgaggcagcactaCAATATTAATTATCATTACAcaattattatataatatttttatatggCAATGGCAATTGTATTTATACAGCacaattaaaacaacacaatgtgCTTAAATATGTgctttacaataaaataaaaaccacatactaaaaaatataaacacattaaaaacaCATACTAAAAGAACAGCACACATACATATCTGCAAAAATTGCAactaatgataaaaaataaaaaggtttATGTCACATATTAAAAGCTAAaagaaacaaatgtgttttcaaatttaaatatttaattaattataataaataaataaaattatatattatacaataaatgtaataatacTATACTGCTTGATAACAAATTATAAtgtaattattaatttaatattgaCAATTTATCATTAAAATACTATTACTTTAATACATTATATAAACGAAAGGTAATAAGCCGATGTAATGCTGGTAACTTATATATTCACCTCTCCGTACAGTCATGGCACTTGGTCCGAATCTCAATACGAACTGTGCAATTCTGAatgaaaacaagaaaacaaaacgAGCAACATTTTTGAAGTGCAAGAAAACGTTCAGAAATTGTATTTAAATGCACGATGAAATGCACGCGAATATACTGGTACTGTTAAAACATAAATCACAAGTAAAAAGTCCACGAATAAGTGCTACATTAACGctagcttaaaaaaaaaaattcagagagAAAGCCTCAAAATTTTGCAGTTTGCATACCTTACAACGCTTTGATTCCTTTTGGCTCCTCATCCAAAACGCCAACTCAACATCAACAAGTCGAGTTAGCCTTCAGTGTGGCTCTACTTGTTGGACTAAACACGCCACAGCACACACACGCATTCACTGATCTACATATTATAAGCACGGTACACAGCTGCATGATCCACTTTAGCTTTATCTGTTCAGATGTGTTACAGATCTGATTAATGCGCCAGATGTTGACGTCATTTAACACGCTCATGACCATAAATGGCATGAAAATTCGTCTAGCTCACTGCCTGACTAAAATGATTCATTTCTTTTTTCctaattattgtatttaaagTTTGCGGAGTATTTAATATGTTACCGTGACATTTAACACATCTTTGCGCTGACACATGACATTTAATCACTTTAGATTTTTTCCAACAGAACGCTGCTCTGCGCATTTTTGGCGCATTTTAGTCAGTTTGAAGTATTTACTGAATGGTCCTGCgattgtggctagaagggatacagctaagCCCAATATCTCGTAAATCTTGCACTGTTTTTATGCTAATCGTACTCCAAGCATAACCCAAACCCAACAGTTCACGGGATTAAAGCCGTAGCTGTATCATATCTAACCAGGAACCTTGTTTTTCATAATTGTAACCCCAATCTAactctaaacccaacatcttgcGGGATTTGGTCGTAGCTGTATACCCTCTAGCCAAAAAAGGGTCCTGCGGATCTCTACGTACACATTTCAAACAGGAAATCATCTTTCCACTGGAAAGCAACATCCAGGAGATTTGTTATACGATTTCAAGATGCTTTCAATGTTTAAGTCCATTCCGACTCACATGGTAAGGTTTACGTTGTTTAAAAAATTGCATGCATGTGATTATATTTTGAGTTTGGTGTTTTTAGGGACATAACGGAAATTGACATATGTTAGCAGCTAACGCATTAGCAATGGACCtgcaaatataaaataacagaaagtacagataaatattttgtttacGTCATCAGTATAATCGTGcgatttacattttacatacatttagaatgCACACAGCAAATAAGGCAAATCACGTTAAATCAAtgattaatttaataatttgtataaCGTTCTTCCTTACCACATTTATAATAAAGtattacatacatttttgcAGTAACTGTAGTATTCATCGCATATTGTACATTTGATCTTATTTGTGTCAGAATAAATACTTATGGTCGTCTtcagggtgcaaaaaatctttaTGCATTTACTCATTCATCATTTGTAGGACTATAAAGGACAGAAACTTGCAGAGCAGATTTTCCAAGGAGTAATTCTGGTGTCAGCGGTGAGTAATGCAAGCAACACCTTAACTACCACAGTCATTAAATTACCACACATTACCACACCAGACCTGACCCATCTGTTCTTCCTTCAGGTGATCGGTTTCATCTATGGCTACCTCTTTCAGCAGTTCGGGTGGACTGTTTACATTATGTTGGCTGGATTTACAGTATCCTGTTTGGTATGTCATACTTAAACTTGACCTAAACTTGATCAACACAATTTCTTATATACGTCGAGTAATAATGTCATATCTGTTTTTCAGCTCACACTGCCTCCCTGGCCGATGTACAGGAGAAATCCTCTCAGCTGGCAGCCTGCTGTTCCCGAGACATCAGGAGAGATTCGTGAGAAACCTCAAGAGAACCTTAAGAAGAAGAAACATAAGTGATTTAAAGATGTAGTTTAGTTCAGATAtggtaaaaaatatacaaaaacgtATGGGCGATTATAGAAATTCCTGCATTTTTTTCCAGCTTTTTTCAAATGgttatgtttttaattattttgcacTCATTGTCATGGATCACAAGATGTTACAGGCCACAGCAATATCATATTTtctgtcaagtgtcttatatggTTTAAAAGAAGTCATGATTTCCTGTCGTAACTGAATTAGTCAGTGTCAATTCTGTTACTAAGTAACTCTATATAAGAGacagaaaaaaatgactttggACATTAAATGTACTTGCAATTATATGATCACCcctaaactaaataaaacccCATTCATTTGATGTACTGTTTGAACATGTTTAATATGTAATAAAACACCCAGCTTGTGTTTGGTACATTTGTTTAGTGGTGCATCTGTTTTGTTTGGCCGAAACCTTGTTGGTGCAAAAGAAAAGTACGCAGTTCCTAAAAATGTcatttattataaatcattCCTTATTGATCCACATTATtcataatataaatatacagaGTTTGTCCAGAAAATAGAAAACAAAACTATAAACATAAACTGTTTTGCGTTAAGATCAGTTTTGCTATCTACACAGCATAGATTCACATTTACAATAGAAAACCGTATATTTCCTAAATAGTTTATACTTTTGTGAACTTGAAAGGTGCATAATAACATGTCGGATTTATTGCATAACTAGTGTCGAAGTAtaacaaatacattaataacAGTGATTGTTGACATCAGAGTTTTTCTGGTAAGAGCACAAATCGGTCTGCTGTCCACCAGCATTATTGGCATATCAGTGTTTAATAGAGGATTCCTCTCGGCATCTGGCTCAATCTTTAAATGCGACGTCCTCGAAGAACTGCAGCTGACGCACTTTCACCGCATACATCTTGTATTTCTCTTCACCCATTTGTTGCAGCATTAGATGCTAAATAGAAAAATACTTTTTAGCATACAATTATTCATAAGCTTTTcagtttttaaacataaacatgttTACCTCAGTATAACATGCAAACATTGTCATAATTATCAAACCCAATAAGCCCTCCCTTATAAACTGGACTATGCTAATGCACAGTCGGTTTAATGTTATGAATTACAGAGAGAGATAGGAAAATGGTcatgcaaaaataaatgttgattCTCATAAAGACTTCaccaaacaaattttttttttcaacat from Paramisgurnus dabryanus chromosome 14, PD_genome_1.1, whole genome shotgun sequence encodes:
- the gnl3 gene encoding guanine nucleotide-binding protein-like 3, with amino-acid sequence MKRPKLKKASKRVSCAKRFKIQKKVREHNRKLRKEAKKKGISRKPKKDVGVPNSAPFKEEVLREAEQRKQELEAQKQQNKVIKQEERKRKKDKEAASAEDGPAAKKAKKVEKAKVAKAAAAKEKNSKTFRCSELNKVIEASDVIVEVLDARDPLGCRCPQLEEAILKHEGKKKLLFILNKIDLVPKENLEKWLRYLEAECPTFVFKAATQVQDRTVQQKKQSVAISVDHSRAAVCFGSSSLLQTLGDMAAIKDEEKMLKVGVVGFPNVGKSSIINSLKEIRACNVGVQRGLTRCMQEVHISKKVKMIDSPGIVAAPSNPGDVMALRSLEVEENEKSPLDAVNTLLKQCNQQHIMLQYNVPDYRNSLEFLTTFAKKRGFLQKGGIPNTELAATTFLGDWTGAKLSYHCRVPERQGLPSYLSDAIVTDLQSGLNMDKVRRGNEDVIKSVRFPNLASSISFNSKGPTAGVLKVSEMPTEKQTAAVTTTTTDVEEMDAVSNTEPDVETPALTPETQTQKPTQKGKGKKPVEKAVKIVTINTDLTSIQLNSTEDAYDFNTDFV
- the glt8d1 gene encoding glycosyltransferase 8 domain-containing protein 1 — encoded protein: MTVRRVNVVILVLLAIAFLIIVHRNLLNLNDFLKQENPDTVPVPFEADFLSDHKVMRTGDEIPVLITAPEERLGAAITAMNSIHQNSKANVVFNIVTLNESVDHLRTWLSKTDIKHKIIGFDPKILAEKISIDPQRAEAVKPLNFARFYMPLFLPNAEKAIYLDDDVIVQGDIQDLFDTNIKSGHAAAFSEDCDSASSKSLIRGAGNQNSYIGFLDFKKEAIRKLGMRAGTCSFNPGVIVANLTEWKVQNITSQLEFWMERNAKEDLYSKTLADSITTPPMLIVFYKHHSSIDPLWHVRHLGATGAGNRYSLKFVKSAKLLHWNGHFKPWGRTSSFSEIWEKWYIPDPTGKFHPIRRHTEEK
- the spcs1 gene encoding signal peptidase complex subunit 1 encodes the protein MLSMFKSIPTHMDYKGQKLAEQIFQGVILVSAVIGFIYGYLFQQFGWTVYIMLAGFTVSCLLTLPPWPMYRRNPLSWQPAVPETSGEIREKPQENLKKKKHK